CTTCGATGAATTCAGCAAGAGTGTGCTTGAACAGCTTGTTCCAGAGCAGATCGGAAAGCTCTTTGGCAAGTTTAGCATCGCCGCAGATGTGACGTTTTTCCAGCAACGCAGTGCGGATGGTGAAATCCTCTTCGCCAAGACGCAGGCAATCGTCGATCGTTCGTGACGCATGACCGACTTTCAACCGCAAATCCCACAGCATATACAACATGCTTTCGATTACGCTCTCGGCCCATGGGGTGATCTTGTAGGGTGTCAGGAACAGCAGATCGACATCTGATTGGGGTGCCATTTCTGCCCGTCCATACCCACCCACTGCCAGCAGGGCAATGCGTTCGGACGCAGTGGGATTGGCTAAAGGATGCAATTTTTCAACTGCCACCCGATATATAAACGAGACTATCCCATCCGTCAGAAAGGCATAGGACGCAATGGCCGGATAGGCGGTCAAAGGGTGTTCGGCAAGCGCGTCGGCAATCGCTGTGCGACCCGCCTTCATTGCGTTACGCAACAGCGATACGGTGGCATTCCGCACCGTTGCCGCATCAGGTCCGTCGTCGAACACCGGCCGCAACTTGTCCCATAACGCCGCACCATCAAAGATGTCGCGTTCTGGGCAAATCAGATCAGAGACCGGGGGGGAAACGTCCCGGCTTGGCTCAGAACCCGGCACCGCCAAAGCTTCTGGGTGCTGGGTCGATCACGACGACCTGATTGTTCCGGATCTGAGCGACGGCCAGTCCGCGCTCGTTCGTGCCGTTTGGACGAAGACGGAAGATGCCGTTGACCCCCACAAAGCCCTGCGACTGGGTCAATGCGGTCGAGGTAAGCGCGTTTGCGCGGCCGGATTTGGCAAGCGCACCGATGGCCGCTATGCCGTCATACGCAAGACCGGCAATTGGGTGGGGTGCTGCGCCAAAACGCGCCTGATAGCGGCTGGCGAAACGGCTGGACAAACCGGGGTCGGGCAGGGCAAACCAACCGCCCTGAACGCCGGGCAAGGCCAACGCGTTAGATGGGATATCCCAGCGTTGCAAACCAATAAACTGGGTGGTTGCCGGGCTGACGCCGTTTTCGGGAAGAAGACCAGCTAGGAACGGCAGCGCGCCTGAAGTGCCGGATGTAAAGAACACTGACTGTGCGCCCGAGCTTTTCACCTTGGAACTGATCGCAGGCATCGCATTGATGATACCATTTTGCGATAGTTCGAATGATGCGGTGCCTGCAAGTGTCGCGCTTGAATTCGCAATTGCGGCGCGGATGGCATTACTGCCCTGCACTTCGGCCTGATCATTTCCGTGCAAAACCATGATGCGGCCTTTGCCACTACGCGCGGCATAGCGAACAAGACGGTTGGCCACGTTTTCAAACGTATTACCCAGTACGAAGACGTTGCCTCCTGCAATTCCCGTGTTGTTCGAGAAGCTCAGCACATTCACATTGCGGCGCGCCACAGCAACGCCGGCCGCGTTCGCGCTTTGGGCAAAGACAGGTCCCAGAATGATTTTCGCACCGTCATTCACCGCTTTGGTCGCCATCGCGCCCGCTTGATTCGGACTGCCGCCGGTATTGTAAACCCGCAGGTCGATCTCGACCCCTGACAGTTCCGACATCGCCATACGCGCTGCGTTTTCAAGTGACGCGGCAAGGTTTGCGTCATTCGCCGAACCTGATCCTCCGGGCACCAATAGGGCTACAGGGACAGGTTTTCCGGGGTTTATGTTCTGACCGACCTGCGGACCTTGAACGCCACATGCTGAAAGTGCGGATAATCCTAATGTGGCAAATAGCAGACCGATCGCCTTGCGGGTGCGGACGAAAACAGAGAACATACTAAAATCCTTTCCCAGACACGGCACCGAACGGCCGATGCAGACGGACGTATCATAGACTCAACAATTGACAGGTCCAGTGTGAAACCCCAAAACACCCAGCTTGATCCGGGCCTCTATCTTTTGGCGACGCCCATCGGTAACGCGCGTGACATCACGCTCAGGGCGCTGGACGTTCTGGCGTCCGCTGATGTGATCGCGGCGGAAGACACCCGCACGACGCGCAAGCTGATGGATATTCATGGGATTGCATTGAATGGGCGCAAGCTCATTCCCTATCACGACCATTCAGGCGGTGCCGCACGGGCGGGCATTGTGAAGCTGATTGCCGCCGGAAAATCCGTCGCATATGCCAGCGAAGCGGGCAGCCCCCTGATCGCTGATCCGGGTTATGCGCTCGCGCGGAATCTGGCCGAGGGTGGTCACTATGTGACGGCTCTGCCGGGAGCTTCTGCTACGCTTGCCGCGTTGAGCCTGTCTGGTCTTCCTACCGATAGGTTTCTGTTTGCCGGGTTTCCGCCCGCCGCAAAAGGTGCACGCGCAACGTGGCTGGCTGAATTGCTGCCCCTGCCTGCAACACTTGTTTTTTTTGAAAGCGCCAAACGTATTCAGAAATTGTTAGAGGAATTGTGCTCTTCTGGGGCTGATACACGTCAGGCTGCCGTGTGCCGCGAACTGACCAAGAAGTTTGAAGAGGTGAAGCGCGGTACGGTTGCCGAACTGGCTGATTGGCTGGACGAAAAACCCATCAAGGGCGAGGTTGTGTTTGTGCTGGATCGCGCCGGTGACGTGCAAGATGAAGGGGAGATGGAGGATTTGTTGGTGAAAGCTATGGCGGACATGTCGATGAAAGATGCAGTCAATGCGGTGTCACAAGCACTGGGTCTGCCCCGTCGCAAAGTCTATCAGGCGGCGCTCGAGATTGGGCGCAAGGAATGAGCGGACTTGTCTCCTATCTGTCCGGTCGGGCAGCCGAGGATGCGATCGCGACTGATTATGATCGCAGGGGGCAACCCGTTGAAGCGCGTCGGTGGCGTGGCAAATATGGCGAAGTTGACCTGATCGCCCGAGATGGCGAAACGGTGGTGTTTGTCGAAGTTAAAAAATCCCGAGACTTTCTGCGCGCAGCCCAGCGGATCACACCAGCACAGCTAGAACGCATTCATGCCACGGCCTGCGAATATCTGGAAAATGAACCAAAAGGCCAGATGACGCCCTGCCGTTTCGACATGGCTTTGGTAAATGCCCAAGGTGCAACCGAGATCATCGAGAACGCATTGGCCTATTGAAGCCCATTGCGCATTGGCGCCGGCTGTCCCATGTAAGGGAAGCTGAATAAGGAGTGCGCCATGTCGCTGAAAGTCGCCATTCAAATGGATCCGATCGATCATGTTAACATCGACGCGGACAGCACGTTTCGGATTGCGGAAGAGGCACAAGCGCGGGGCCATTCGCTGTTCTACTATACGCCTGATCACCTGAGCTATCGGGAAGGAAAGGTTTGCGCCCGAGGTTGGCCTTTGACCGTACGTCGCGAGAAAGGCAACCACTTTACTTTGGGTGAGCAAACGGATGTCGACCTTCAGGATTTTGACGTCGTCTGGCTGCGTCAAGATCCGCCGTTTGACATGGGCTATATCACCACCACCCATATTCTGGATATGATCCATCCCGATACGCTTGTGGTGAACAATCCGTTCTGGGTGCGAAACTATCCTGAAAAATTGCTGGTGTTAGCTTTCCCTGATCTGACCCCACCGACGATGATCGCACGTGATTTTGCCACTTTGAAATCCTTCAAAGCGGAACATGGCGATATAATTCTAAAGCCACTTTACGGTAACGGTGGGGCCGGCGTTTTCCGGTTGGACGTAAATGACCGCAACCTTGCTTCGCTGCACGAACTGTTCGTTGGCATCAATCGCGAGCCTTTGATTGCGCAAAAGTTTTTGCCTGATGTCTCAAACGGCGACAAGCGCATCATTCTGGTGGATGGGGAACCCGTCGGCGCCATCAATCGTGTGCCTGCAGCCGGTGAAACCCGATCAAACATGCATGTGGGCGGTCGTCCTGAAAAGGTTGGGCTGACGGACCGCGATCTGGAAATTTGCGCTGCAATTGGACCTCTCTTGTGCGAAAAAGGGCAGATATTCGTCGGTATCGACGTGATCGGCGATTATCTGACCGAAATTAACGTGACCTCACCCACCGGTATTCAGGAGCTGGAACGGTTCGACGGTGTGAACATCGCCGAAAAGATCTGGCAGGCTATCGAGGCGCGCCGGGCGTGAGTTGGCAACTTGCGACGGCGAAGTTTCTCGGACGTCTGCTTGTCAAAACTCGCCTGAGACATCTGAGTGACATCAACTTGGCTCGGCGCGAATTGGAGCTCGCGGCCGACTGGCTGTTTCGCGCTCCACCCTTCGCGTGGTATCGCGAGGCAAAGTTGGGCAGCCTACTTGAAACGCTGTGGATCGAAACCCGCCCGGCTTCGCACTCTGCACCGAATGATAAGGTCATCCTTTATTTGCATGGCGGCGGCTTTGTTGCTGGATCGCCAAAAACTCATCGCAAGATGTTAGCACGCTTGTCATGGCTGACGGGCCTGCGAATCTGCGTTCCGGATTACCGAAAGGCACCCGAATACCCTTTCCCGGCTGCTCTTGACGATTGTATCGCGGCCTATGAAGCGTTGATTGCGGATGGATATGCCCCGCGAAATATCATTATCGGCGGGGACAGTGCCGGCGGTGGGCTGACTTTCTCATTACTTGCTCAGATCGACGGGCGGATGCCAGCGCCTCGGGCCGTGTTTGTCTTTTCACCCATTGTGGATTTGCGATTTATGTCGCCGTCTTTCTGTGACAACAAAGACAACGATCCGCTGTTGCCGTCCGAACGCCACGATTTGGTGGTCGAGAACTATCTGGGTGCGATCGCGGCGGATGACGAACGCGCGTCGCCCATTTTGCATGATTTCAAGTCACCTCCTCCAGCGTTTTTTCAGTTCTCAACGACTGAGATTCTGCGTGATGAAAGCCTTCGTATGGCCGAGGTTTTTCGCACGGCAGGCGGCCATGTCGAGCTGGACGAATGGCCGGATGCGCCGCATGTGTGGGTGATACTTGATGGCTGGTTGCCCGAGGCGCGTGAAGCGCTGTGCCGTGCGGCCGATTTCATCACCCGACAGTTTCGCGATGGGATACAAGGCGAAAGCTAAGTGACTCGGCCACATGTTTGCGAGAGATTTCCGACGCGCCCGCCAGATCTGCGATGGTGCGCGCGACCCGCAACACCCGATGATAACCGCGCGCAGACAGGCCAAACCGCTCGGACGCTTTTAGAAGCGTGTCGCGCCCTTCCTGATTAGGGCTGGCAAAATCCGTCAGTGTCTTTCCTTCGATGTCTGCGTTGGTGGTCACTCCGCTTAACCCGGCATAACGCTCGGTCTGAATGGCGCGGGCGTTGGTGACCCGCTGGGCGACCACTTGTGACGGTTCGCCATTTGCAGGCAGGTCAAGATCCTG
This DNA window, taken from Aliiroseovarius sp. F47248L, encodes the following:
- the gshB gene encoding glutathione synthase, whose product is MSLKVAIQMDPIDHVNIDADSTFRIAEEAQARGHSLFYYTPDHLSYREGKVCARGWPLTVRREKGNHFTLGEQTDVDLQDFDVVWLRQDPPFDMGYITTTHILDMIHPDTLVVNNPFWVRNYPEKLLVLAFPDLTPPTMIARDFATLKSFKAEHGDIILKPLYGNGGAGVFRLDVNDRNLASLHELFVGINREPLIAQKFLPDVSNGDKRIILVDGEPVGAINRVPAAGETRSNMHVGGRPEKVGLTDRDLEICAAIGPLLCEKGQIFVGIDVIGDYLTEINVTSPTGIQELERFDGVNIAEKIWQAIEARRA
- the rsmI gene encoding 16S rRNA (cytidine(1402)-2'-O)-methyltransferase, which gives rise to MKPQNTQLDPGLYLLATPIGNARDITLRALDVLASADVIAAEDTRTTRKLMDIHGIALNGRKLIPYHDHSGGAARAGIVKLIAAGKSVAYASEAGSPLIADPGYALARNLAEGGHYVTALPGASATLAALSLSGLPTDRFLFAGFPPAAKGARATWLAELLPLPATLVFFESAKRIQKLLEELCSSGADTRQAAVCRELTKKFEEVKRGTVAELADWLDEKPIKGEVVFVLDRAGDVQDEGEMEDLLVKAMADMSMKDAVNAVSQALGLPRRKVYQAALEIGRKE
- a CDS encoding penicillin-binding protein activator, with translation MFSVFVRTRKAIGLLFATLGLSALSACGVQGPQVGQNINPGKPVPVALLVPGGSGSANDANLAASLENAARMAMSELSGVEIDLRVYNTGGSPNQAGAMATKAVNDGAKIILGPVFAQSANAAGVAVARRNVNVLSFSNNTGIAGGNVFVLGNTFENVANRLVRYAARSGKGRIMVLHGNDQAEVQGSNAIRAAIANSSATLAGTASFELSQNGIINAMPAISSKVKSSGAQSVFFTSGTSGALPFLAGLLPENGVSPATTQFIGLQRWDIPSNALALPGVQGGWFALPDPGLSSRFASRYQARFGAAPHPIAGLAYDGIAAIGALAKSGRANALTSTALTQSQGFVGVNGIFRLRPNGTNERGLAVAQIRNNQVVVIDPAPRSFGGAGF
- a CDS encoding YraN family protein translates to MSGLVSYLSGRAAEDAIATDYDRRGQPVEARRWRGKYGEVDLIARDGETVVFVEVKKSRDFLRAAQRITPAQLERIHATACEYLENEPKGQMTPCRFDMALVNAQGATEIIENALAY
- a CDS encoding alpha/beta hydrolase; amino-acid sequence: MSWQLATAKFLGRLLVKTRLRHLSDINLARRELELAADWLFRAPPFAWYREAKLGSLLETLWIETRPASHSAPNDKVILYLHGGGFVAGSPKTHRKMLARLSWLTGLRICVPDYRKAPEYPFPAALDDCIAAYEALIADGYAPRNIIIGGDSAGGGLTFSLLAQIDGRMPAPRAVFVFSPIVDLRFMSPSFCDNKDNDPLLPSERHDLVVENYLGAIAADDERASPILHDFKSPPPAFFQFSTTEILRDESLRMAEVFRTAGGHVELDEWPDAPHVWVILDGWLPEAREALCRAADFITRQFRDGIQGES